One segment of Trachemys scripta elegans isolate TJP31775 chromosome 1, CAS_Tse_1.0, whole genome shotgun sequence DNA contains the following:
- the KLHL34 gene encoding kelch-like protein 34, whose translation MSYFLAYCKAHCSTVLSQYQTLRAEGLMCDILLKVKENEFPAHKSLLACSSDYFRAMFKSYTKESKASVIHLQVISPTGLQHVLDFIYTSWLPLSFENLEDTLEAASYLQVTEAIGLCNQYVVNNLTLENCCFSANIATKFYLPDALSATEKYIISNLWKLLDLHFMELLLLNFRSLMAVVESPDVPMVNESCLLNLVFIWLKHDKSRLIHRSNLLEHIRFGLIPVEELRKVYTQSEVSLTPPIKCLIIKAINYHSLVFKQPILQDKYSTLRNQQTRIILLGGGTSNEGLVNDVMAFDVYNHKWRTLTQVQDRVQNHCMCVIGNYLYVLGGETADLQSDMKSTSLSVTNKVHRYDPRFNKWTQITEMLEKRCQFSCCILDNKIFAIGGRGETGSLHSSVEVYNISRDRWTKATELPCKMHGHACTVCKNTIYISGGKYTDQTNTSKDVFSLSSLEGQWRKQASMSIARFGHQMATIREAIFTFLGLYEPFSEIERYDPAPNQWTRLRPLVYDRFCYGLAVVEETALLIGGKKWQDSQEVPTQDVVGYDIDNDCWEEICKLPLPWYGLQCAVLQLSELAETKDTQ comes from the coding sequence ATGAGTTACTTCCTGGCCTATTGCAAAGCACACTGCAGTACTGTGCTCTCCCAGTACCAAACGCTTAGAGCCGAAGGCTTGATGTGTGATATTTTACTGAAGGTGAAGGAAAATGAGTTTCCTGCACACAAGTCCCTGCTGGCCTGCTCCAGTGATTATTTCAGAGCTATGTTCAAAAGCTACACAAAAGAATCCAAAGCCAGTGTCATTCACCTACAAGTCATCTCACCCACCGGTCTCCAGCATGTCCTGGATTTCATTTATACCTCCTGGTTGCCCCTTTCTTTTGAGAATCTGGAGGACACCCTGGAAGCTGCCAGTTACTTGCAAGTGACTGAGGCTATTGGCCTGTGCAATCAGTACGTGGTTAACAACCTGACCCTGGAAAATTGCTGTTTTTCTGCCAACATTGCCACCAAGTTCTATCTTCCAGATGCCTTGTCGGCGACAGAAAAATACATCATCAGTAATCTCTGGAAACTTTTGGATTTGCATTTCATGGAGCTACTCTTACTGAACTTCCGATCGTTGATGGCAGTGGTAGAATCCCCTGACGTCCCTATGGTGAACGAATCCTGCCTCCTGAATCTAGTGTTCATCTGGCTGAAGCATGATAAATCCAGGTTGATTCACAGAAGCAACCTATTAGAACATATAAGATTTGGTCTCATCCcagtggaagagctgagaaaagtCTACACTCAGTCAGAAGTGTCTCTCACGCCACCTATTAAATGCTTGATCATAAAAGCAATAAACTACCATTCGCTAGTTTTTAAACAGCCCATCCTGCAGGATAAGTATAGCACCCTGAGAAACCAGCAAACGCGCATCATCCTGCTAGGAGGAGGGACTTCCAATGAGGGACTGGTCAACGATGTGATGGCCTTTGATGTTTACAATCACAAATGGAGAACTCTAACGCAGGTGCAGGACAGAGTACAGAATCACTGCATGTGTGTGATTGGAAACTACCTGTATGTGCTTGGTGGGGAAACAGCAGATTTGCAAAGTGACATGAAAAGCACCAGCTTATCAGTTACAAACAAGGTCCATCGTTATGACCCAAGATTTAACAAGTGGACCCAAATTACAGAAATGCTTGAAAAGAGATGCCAATTTTCTTGTTGCATCCTAGACAACAAGATCTTTGCAATTGGTGGGAGAGGCGAGACCGGATCACTGCATTCATCTGTTGAAGTCTACAACATTAGCAGAGACAGATGGACAAAGGCTACAGAATTGCCATGCAAGATGCATGGCCATGCCTGTACAGTTTGCAAGAACACGATCTACATCTCAGGTGGCAAATACACAGATCAAACCAACACAAGTAAGGATGTGTTCTCTTTGAGCAGCTTGGAAGGACAGTGGAGAAAGCAAGCCTCCATGAGCATTGCTCGATTTGGACATCAGATGGCAACGATCAGAGAGGCCATCTTCACATTTTTAGGACTGTATGAACCATTCTCTGAAATAGAAAGGTATGACCCTGCCCCAAACCAGTGGACTCGCTTAAGGCCATTGGTCTATGACCGATTTTGCTATGGTCTGGCTGTGGTAGAGGAAACAGCACTTCTCATTGGGGGAAAGAAATGGCAAGACTCCCAGGAGGTGCCAACCCAAGATGTGGTGGGTTATGATATAGACAATGACTGCTGGGAAGAGATTTGCAAACTTCCCTTACCTTGGTATGGATTGCAGTGTGCAGTGCTACAACTCTCAGAATTGGCAGAAACTAAGGACACCCAATAA